In the genome of Effusibacillus lacus, one region contains:
- a CDS encoding glycerol-3-phosphate dehydrogenase/oxidase, translating to MSCAPLDLLVVGGGITGAGIALDAASRGLKVGLVEKQDFGAGTSSRSTKLIHGGLRYLKQGEIRLVQEVGRERDILYRNAPHLVIPEKMLLPLVEGGTFGKWATSFGLWVYDRLAGVKKEERRVMLSKEETERLEPLLRKDILKGSGLYIEYRTDDARLTIEVMKTANSHGALCVNYAEAAEFIYEDGKIVGARVKDLIHGTTYDIYAKNIVNAAGPWVDKLRDKDKSLYGKRLHLTKGVHLVVPHRRLPLRQSVYFDVPDGRMIFAIPRDESTYIGTTDTTYSGNLEKPRVSATDVEYLLEAVNNMFPSVHITKDDITSSWAGLRPLIHEDGKSPSELSRKDEIFHSPTGLITIAGGKLTGFRKMAERVVDYVANVLAQEEGRIFKPCFTDRITLSGGDFSSPDQIPDFVAKLTEVGQRFGLEENHIRSLVGKYGSNTVRILQIAEEQYDEGNSQPPQMLMTLAELTYGIEHEMVAHLTDFLIRRTGNLFFERDALADRYVAVLEEMARNFQWDDGEKNVRLREFMEEYEAAIEFV from the coding sequence ATGTCCTGTGCACCATTGGATTTGCTGGTGGTCGGTGGAGGAATAACCGGAGCGGGAATAGCCCTTGATGCAGCTTCCCGGGGATTGAAAGTGGGGTTGGTGGAAAAGCAGGATTTTGGGGCCGGTACAAGCAGCCGCTCAACCAAACTGATTCACGGAGGGCTTCGTTACCTTAAGCAGGGAGAGATCCGATTGGTGCAGGAGGTAGGCCGTGAAAGGGATATTCTGTACCGAAACGCACCTCATTTAGTCATTCCCGAAAAAATGTTGTTGCCGCTGGTGGAAGGCGGTACTTTTGGGAAATGGGCCACCTCTTTCGGGTTGTGGGTATACGACCGGTTAGCGGGGGTGAAAAAAGAAGAACGGCGTGTTATGTTGTCAAAAGAAGAGACGGAAAGACTGGAGCCTTTGCTTCGCAAAGATATTCTTAAAGGAAGCGGGCTATATATTGAATATAGAACCGATGACGCCCGATTGACCATCGAAGTGATGAAAACAGCCAATTCCCATGGGGCTTTGTGCGTGAATTATGCCGAGGCAGCCGAGTTCATTTACGAAGATGGGAAAATTGTTGGAGCAAGAGTAAAGGATTTGATCCATGGCACAACGTATGATATATACGCAAAAAATATCGTAAATGCTGCAGGTCCCTGGGTTGATAAACTAAGGGATAAAGACAAGTCCCTTTATGGCAAACGCCTTCATCTCACGAAGGGGGTTCATCTGGTCGTTCCTCACCGGAGATTGCCTTTGCGGCAGTCGGTGTACTTTGATGTGCCGGATGGACGCATGATCTTTGCGATTCCAAGGGATGAATCCACCTACATTGGCACCACCGATACGACATACTCCGGCAATCTGGAGAAACCGAGGGTTTCCGCCACTGACGTAGAATACTTGTTGGAGGCGGTTAACAATATGTTCCCTTCCGTGCATATAACGAAGGATGACATCACCTCGAGTTGGGCAGGACTTCGGCCCTTGATCCACGAGGACGGGAAATCACCTTCCGAACTGTCTCGCAAAGACGAAATTTTCCACTCGCCGACCGGATTGATCACCATAGCCGGAGGCAAGTTGACAGGGTTTCGCAAAATGGCGGAGCGAGTGGTGGACTATGTTGCCAATGTACTTGCACAGGAAGAAGGCCGAATTTTCAAACCCTGTTTTACGGACCGTATTACTCTTTCCGGGGGAGACTTTTCGTCCCCCGATCAGATCCCGGATTTTGTAGCTAAACTGACCGAAGTGGGACAGAGATTCGGATTGGAGGAGAATCACATTCGTTCCCTGGTGGGGAAATACGGATCCAACACCGTCAGAATCCTGCAAATTGCGGAAGAGCAGTATGACGAAGGGAACTCACAACCTCCTCAAATGCTCATGACATTAGCTGAATTGACCTACGGAATCGAACATGAAATGGTTGCCCATCTTACCGATTTCTTGATTCGGAGAACAGGGAATTTGTTTTTTGAGAGAGATGCATTGGCAGATCGCTATGTGGCGGTTTTGGAAGAAATGGCCCGTAATTTTCAATGGGATGACGGGGAAAAGAATGTCCGTTTACGGGAATTCATGGAAGAATATGAGGCTGCAATTGAATTCGTGTAG
- a CDS encoding MIP/aquaporin family protein — translation MTPFLAEVIGTMLLIVLGDGVVAGVLLNKSKAQNSGWIVITLAWGLAVAVAVYAVGRISGAHLNPAVTVSLAAIGKFPWSDVPSYLLAQMIGAFIGAVLVWIHYLPHWAETPEKDLKLAVFSTGPAIRSAGANLLSEIIGTFVLIVGILAIGANKFADGLNPLIVGFLIVSIGLSLGGTTGYALNPARDLGPRIAHFVLPIAGKGSSDWGYSWIPVVGPIIGGVLGALFFTSFFGA, via the coding sequence ATGACCCCTTTTTTGGCAGAAGTTATTGGTACCATGTTATTGATTGTTTTGGGTGACGGTGTGGTTGCGGGAGTTTTGCTCAACAAGTCAAAAGCGCAAAACTCCGGATGGATTGTGATTACCTTGGCATGGGGATTGGCGGTTGCCGTAGCAGTTTATGCGGTGGGAAGGATAAGCGGGGCGCATTTGAATCCGGCCGTGACTGTCTCGCTTGCAGCAATCGGAAAATTCCCTTGGAGTGACGTTCCTTCCTATCTACTTGCCCAAATGATTGGAGCATTTATCGGAGCCGTATTAGTGTGGATTCATTATTTGCCGCACTGGGCGGAAACTCCCGAGAAGGACCTAAAACTTGCGGTCTTTTCCACTGGTCCGGCCATTCGCAGTGCAGGAGCCAATCTGTTGAGCGAAATTATTGGAACTTTCGTGTTGATAGTAGGAATACTTGCCATCGGAGCCAATAAATTCGCTGATGGCCTTAATCCTTTAATTGTAGGTTTCCTGATCGTCAGTATTGGCCTTTCACTGGGAGGCACCACAGGTTATGCATTGAATCCGGCACGCGATCTGGGACCAAGGATTGCTCATTTTGTACTTCCCATAGCAGGGAAAGGATCATCTGATTGGGGATACTCCTGGATCCCGGTTGTGGGACCGATTATTGGAGGAGTATTGGGAGCGCTCTTCTTTACATCATTTTTTGGTGCTTAA
- a CDS encoding ABC transporter permease — protein sequence MDDTNKLESVLVPLLSIALGLMVGAVMMLAMGYDPIAGYAALFQGIFGNAYNFGETLRAWAPLVFTGMAVAFAFRTGLFNIGVEGQFIIGSLTAAYVGAAWNLPPVLHALVAILAAMVAAGLWASIAGYLKARLQVHEVITTIMLNYIAMYTSNYLIRNYFIGHQENTPPIQPSASLEMPILSQVFDNARIHWGIFLAIVFAVLVYWLLFKTTKGYELRAVGFNPFASEYAGMNVQQNIVWSMAISGALAGVAGSGEVLGVYGYYSIQSGFSGIGFDGIAVALIGNNHPFGILLSALLFGGLSFGATSMQRLEDIPFEIIRVVIALIIFFVAANMFVKWLIGLFRRRKGQVSQQ from the coding sequence ATGGACGACACAAACAAACTTGAATCCGTATTGGTTCCTCTTTTATCAATTGCATTGGGACTGATGGTGGGTGCGGTTATGATGCTCGCCATGGGGTACGATCCGATTGCCGGATATGCGGCTCTTTTCCAAGGAATCTTCGGCAATGCCTATAATTTCGGAGAAACACTGCGAGCGTGGGCGCCTTTGGTATTTACCGGGATGGCGGTTGCCTTTGCGTTTCGAACAGGCTTGTTCAATATCGGCGTGGAAGGTCAGTTCATCATCGGTTCGCTGACGGCCGCTTATGTAGGAGCAGCATGGAATTTGCCTCCGGTATTGCATGCGCTGGTTGCAATTCTGGCAGCCATGGTTGCGGCAGGCTTGTGGGCATCCATCGCAGGATATCTGAAGGCCAGATTGCAGGTTCACGAGGTTATTACGACCATTATGCTGAACTATATCGCGATGTACACCTCCAACTACCTGATCCGAAATTATTTTATCGGCCACCAGGAGAATACACCTCCCATCCAACCAAGCGCTTCTCTGGAAATGCCGATTCTGTCGCAAGTGTTTGATAATGCGCGGATACACTGGGGAATCTTCTTGGCAATTGTCTTTGCGGTTCTGGTATATTGGTTGCTGTTCAAAACCACGAAAGGCTATGAGTTGCGGGCTGTCGGTTTTAACCCGTTTGCCTCCGAATATGCGGGGATGAATGTGCAACAAAACATTGTGTGGTCGATGGCAATTTCCGGCGCTTTGGCAGGCGTAGCCGGTTCTGGCGAAGTGTTGGGAGTTTACGGTTATTACAGCATTCAAAGCGGCTTTAGCGGGATCGGCTTTGACGGAATCGCCGTAGCTCTGATCGGCAATAACCATCCGTTTGGCATATTGCTGTCTGCCCTGTTGTTTGGCGGGCTTTCTTTCGGCGCCACCAGCATGCAGCGGCTTGAGGACATTCCATTTGAGATCATCCGCGTTGTGATCGCATTGATCATCTTCTTTGTTGCGGCCAACATGTTTGTAAAATGGCTGATCGGATTGTTCCGCCGCCGGAAAGGACAGGTGAGCCAACAATGA
- a CDS encoding NAD(P)/FAD-dependent oxidoreductase produces MVKYDVIIVGAGPSGIFAAYELTVLNPNLKVLMIDKGHDIFHRNCPILEEKLVKCPPPTRMKEYAGCLPACSITAGWGGAGAYSDGKFNLTTEFGGWMQDYLAPSKVLELIEYVDRINLEHGATEIITDPTTPAVAGIERKAAAAGLKLLKARVRHLGTEENLKILANIFRTLENKIETRFKTFVEDILVEEAPGAEAGAGGKGVKSLRIAGVRLKNGDELFADHVIIGPGRDGSEWLGTILKRRGVTMTNNQVDIGVRVETSDVIMQEINEHLYEAKFVYNTSVGTRVRTFCANPSGHVVVENHSGVMTANGHSYKDPKLGSNNTNFALLVSHTFTDPFDKPIEYAKEISRRANDLSNGSVIVQKYGDILKGRRSTEKRIREGFIEPTLKEAVPGDLGLVLPYNTMKSLIEMMEALDRVTPGIASEHTLFYGVEAKFYSARPKLTDKFETEIQGLFTVGDGAGITRGLAQASAAGVHVARYICGK; encoded by the coding sequence CTGGTGAAATATGACGTTATCATCGTCGGAGCAGGACCCAGCGGAATCTTTGCCGCTTATGAACTGACTGTGTTGAATCCGAACCTGAAAGTATTGATGATCGATAAAGGTCATGACATATTCCACCGGAATTGCCCGATTCTGGAGGAAAAACTGGTGAAGTGCCCACCGCCGACCAGGATGAAAGAATATGCAGGCTGCCTGCCCGCATGTTCCATCACCGCAGGGTGGGGCGGTGCCGGGGCATACAGCGACGGAAAGTTTAATCTGACGACTGAATTCGGCGGATGGATGCAGGATTACCTGGCTCCGTCCAAGGTATTGGAACTGATTGAATATGTGGACCGCATCAATCTGGAACACGGGGCAACGGAAATCATCACCGATCCAACCACCCCTGCCGTAGCCGGCATTGAGCGGAAGGCGGCGGCAGCCGGGCTCAAGCTGCTGAAAGCAAGGGTTCGTCATTTGGGTACGGAGGAGAACCTCAAAATCCTGGCAAACATTTTCCGGACTCTGGAAAATAAGATCGAAACACGGTTTAAAACGTTTGTTGAAGACATTCTGGTGGAAGAAGCACCGGGAGCCGAAGCCGGGGCAGGCGGCAAAGGGGTCAAGTCCCTACGGATTGCCGGGGTTCGTTTGAAAAATGGGGACGAGCTCTTCGCGGACCATGTGATTATCGGGCCGGGCCGGGATGGCTCCGAGTGGCTGGGAACCATTCTGAAGCGGCGAGGGGTCACCATGACCAACAACCAGGTGGACATCGGCGTCCGGGTGGAAACCTCCGATGTGATTATGCAGGAGATCAATGAACACCTGTACGAAGCGAAGTTTGTGTACAACACTTCTGTTGGGACCCGTGTGCGCACATTCTGTGCCAACCCCAGCGGCCACGTGGTTGTTGAGAACCACTCAGGGGTAATGACGGCCAACGGACATTCCTATAAGGACCCGAAGCTGGGCAGCAACAATACCAACTTCGCGTTGCTGGTGTCGCACACCTTTACCGATCCCTTTGACAAACCGATCGAATATGCAAAAGAAATCAGCCGCCGGGCCAACGACCTGTCCAACGGCTCCGTGATCGTGCAGAAATATGGGGACATTCTCAAAGGACGCCGTTCCACAGAGAAGCGGATCCGCGAAGGGTTTATCGAACCCACTCTGAAAGAGGCGGTTCCGGGCGACCTTGGCCTGGTGCTGCCTTACAACACGATGAAGTCCCTGATTGAGATGATGGAGGCGCTGGACAGAGTGACTCCGGGGATTGCCTCGGAACACACGCTGTTCTACGGTGTGGAAGCGAAATTCTACAGCGCCCGTCCGAAACTGACCGACAAGTTCGAAACGGAGATTCAAGGGTTGTTTACGGTAGGAGACGGCGCAGGCATTACCCGCGGTCTGGCTCAGGCTTCCGCTGCAGGTGTGCATGTGGCGCGGTATATTTGCGGGAAGTAG
- a CDS encoding ABC transporter permease: MTWTVFLDTVLNNTLVFATPLILAALGGVISERAGVVNIALEGFMIMGAFGAAITAFYLGDEMGLGALGPWFGLIAAFLLGMLFAVPHAVASIHFRADQVVSGVAINFLAAGFSIFMVKILFEGSAQTKTIQNTFTKVQIPGLTDIPIIGKGILMSYPTTYIAVALVIFLYYLLYRTGFGLRLRAIGEHPHAAASVGISVYYYRYIAVLLAGGFAGIGGAGMSTAISNNFSHNTIAGQGFMALAAMIFGKWHPVGAMWAALFFGFANALAANGQVLGLTKYVPAEFLNMLPFVLTILALAGVVGKAVAPAADGRPYVKGQR; encoded by the coding sequence ATGACATGGACAGTGTTCCTGGATACGGTGCTGAATAACACTTTGGTATTTGCCACCCCTTTGATCCTGGCGGCACTCGGCGGAGTCATCTCGGAACGGGCCGGAGTCGTCAACATAGCTCTGGAAGGTTTTATGATTATGGGCGCCTTTGGAGCGGCCATCACCGCCTTCTACCTGGGAGATGAGATGGGATTGGGCGCGCTGGGGCCCTGGTTCGGATTGATTGCGGCATTTTTGCTGGGAATGTTGTTCGCGGTCCCGCACGCGGTAGCATCGATTCATTTTCGGGCTGACCAAGTGGTGTCCGGAGTGGCCATTAACTTCCTGGCTGCAGGATTTTCCATTTTCATGGTCAAGATCCTGTTTGAAGGCTCCGCACAAACCAAAACCATTCAGAATACGTTTACTAAGGTCCAAATACCGGGACTGACGGACATTCCGATCATCGGCAAAGGAATATTAATGTCCTATCCGACTACTTACATCGCGGTTGCATTGGTCATTTTCCTATACTATCTTCTGTATCGCACCGGATTTGGCTTAAGGTTGCGTGCAATTGGCGAACATCCTCACGCGGCGGCTTCAGTCGGGATCAGCGTTTACTATTATCGCTACATTGCGGTACTATTGGCTGGGGGATTTGCGGGTATTGGCGGTGCTGGCATGTCAACCGCGATCTCGAACAATTTCTCGCACAATACGATTGCCGGCCAGGGCTTTATGGCTCTGGCGGCGATGATCTTCGGGAAGTGGCACCCGGTCGGCGCCATGTGGGCAGCTTTGTTCTTTGGATTTGCCAACGCTTTGGCAGCCAACGGTCAGGTATTGGGACTCACAAAGTATGTTCCGGCCGAATTCCTGAATATGCTGCCCTTTGTCCTAACCATTCTGGCCTTGGCCGGAGTGGTTGGCAAGGCTGTCGCGCCTGCGGCGGACGGAAGACCTTACGTGAAAGGCCAGAGATAG
- the glpK gene encoding glycerol kinase GlpK, with product MEKKYVLALDQGTTSSRAILFNKSREIVGVAQKEFTQIYPQPGWVEHDPMEIWGTQSGVAREVLETTGIRPQEVAAIGITNQRETTVVWDKNTGKPVYNAIVWQDRRTAGICDDLKTRGLESYIRDNTGLVVDAYFSGTKVKWILDNVGGAREKAERGDLLFGTVDTWLIWNLTRGKVHVTDYSNASRTMLYNIKELNWDEKLLDELGIPASMLPEVKPSSELYGVTDEHTFGGAQIPIAGVAGDQQAALFGQTCFKPGQAKNTYGTGCFMLMNTGEKRVASKSGLLTTIAWGIDGKVEYALEGSIFIAGAAIQWLRDGLKMIDSAADSEHYARKVEDSGGVYVVPAFAGLGAPYWDMYARGAIFGLTRGTSKDQLIRATLESLAYQTKDVLGAMESDSGIQLQALRVDGGAVANNLLMQFQADILGVKVERPKVTETTALGAAYLAGIAVGFWNQSDLADNSQLDATFEPHMEEATREKLYKGWKKAVKRTMDWEKDEDQDQD from the coding sequence ATGGAAAAGAAATATGTTCTCGCGTTGGATCAAGGAACAACCAGTTCACGGGCAATTTTGTTCAACAAATCGAGGGAAATCGTGGGGGTTGCTCAAAAAGAATTTACGCAGATTTATCCCCAGCCTGGTTGGGTCGAACATGATCCTATGGAAATCTGGGGAACGCAAAGTGGCGTTGCGAGAGAAGTTTTGGAAACCACAGGCATCCGCCCGCAAGAGGTGGCTGCCATCGGGATCACAAACCAGCGTGAGACCACAGTTGTATGGGATAAAAACACAGGTAAACCGGTTTATAACGCCATCGTTTGGCAAGACCGCAGAACGGCCGGAATTTGCGATGATTTGAAAACCAGAGGCCTGGAATCTTATATCCGCGATAACACCGGCCTGGTGGTAGACGCGTACTTTTCCGGAACAAAAGTCAAGTGGATCCTGGACAATGTGGGAGGTGCAAGGGAGAAGGCGGAGCGGGGCGACCTGCTGTTTGGTACGGTGGATACCTGGTTGATTTGGAATCTGACCCGTGGCAAAGTGCACGTGACAGATTATTCGAATGCTTCCCGGACGATGCTATACAATATCAAGGAACTCAATTGGGACGAGAAACTGTTGGATGAACTTGGGATCCCGGCTTCGATGCTGCCGGAAGTCAAGCCATCAAGCGAACTCTATGGAGTCACTGATGAACATACTTTTGGCGGAGCGCAAATTCCCATCGCCGGAGTAGCGGGAGACCAGCAGGCGGCATTGTTCGGGCAAACATGCTTTAAACCTGGGCAGGCCAAGAACACGTATGGAACCGGGTGCTTCATGTTAATGAATACCGGAGAAAAGAGGGTTGCTTCCAAGTCGGGGTTGCTTACCACCATCGCGTGGGGAATCGATGGCAAGGTGGAATATGCTTTGGAAGGGAGCATTTTCATTGCGGGGGCAGCCATCCAGTGGTTGCGGGACGGTCTGAAAATGATCGACTCGGCTGCCGATTCCGAACACTATGCCCGCAAAGTGGAAGATTCCGGTGGTGTGTATGTGGTTCCCGCCTTTGCCGGTCTGGGGGCTCCCTATTGGGACATGTATGCGCGGGGTGCCATCTTTGGATTGACAAGAGGTACGTCCAAAGATCAACTGATCAGGGCTACGCTGGAGTCTCTGGCTTATCAGACAAAAGATGTATTGGGAGCCATGGAAAGTGATTCGGGGATCCAACTGCAAGCGCTTCGTGTGGACGGTGGAGCGGTAGCCAACAATTTGCTGATGCAGTTCCAGGCCGATATCCTGGGTGTGAAAGTGGAGCGTCCAAAGGTTACAGAAACCACCGCATTAGGAGCTGCCTATTTGGCGGGAATTGCGGTCGGATTCTGGAACCAGTCGGATCTTGCGGACAACTCCCAGTTGGATGCGACATTTGAACCCCATATGGAGGAAGCAACCAGAGAAAAGCTGTACAAGGGATGGAAGAAAGCGGTCAAACGAACGATGGACTGGGAGAAGGACGAAGACCAGGACCAGGACTAA